One Littorina saxatilis isolate snail1 linkage group LG10, US_GU_Lsax_2.0, whole genome shotgun sequence DNA window includes the following coding sequences:
- the LOC138978558 gene encoding transcription factor HES-4-A-like, producing MAETMIATHVKSEHSTRKNKKPLMEKRRRARINSCLSQLKSLVLQAIKKDSSQFSKLEKADILELTVKHLRALQRSQAAGVMTQDPIVVSKYRAGFNECAKEVVRYMGSVREVNEDIKDRVLGHLAGCLQVVNHVTPVESMQQQQHMKPLHVHIPSQQQMSAGVTSMAPSVIMHTTPQSSMHAGLSFAPSPLRSSASPDCQTPSPVSATPLSALPMQSVASTVATTMVSHNPAHISGAFKIVPSSSCPGGAVALYLGGSGVHPRSNTVDAVPLYSVALPQSDGAVTAFVPPPPTCSSASSFSSSHTPMVVDTRLTASSSPVTSDYHHQHHHMVTSLPVDLRQSHKVNAMVDHAVHHPMSFAQCSPSSMADEKLWRPW from the exons ATGGCAGAAACTATGATTGCTACTCATGTCAAGAGCGAACATAGCACTAGAAAG AACAAGAAGCCCCTGATGGAAAAAAGGCGAAGAGCCCGCATCAACAGCTGTCTGTCCCAGCTCAAGTCTCTCGTTCTCCAAGCCATCAAGAAAGAT AGCTCCCAGTTCTCCAAGCTAGAGAAAGCCGACATCCTTGAACTGACGGTCAAACATCTCCGCGCCTTGCAACGTTCACAGGCCGCTGGAGTGATGACGCAGGACCCTATCGTCGTCAGCAAATACCGCGCAGGCTTCAACGAGTGCGCCAAGGAAGTGGTCCGCTACATGGGCTCCGTCAGAGAGGTCAACGAAGACATCAAGGACCGCGTGCTGGGTCACCTGGCCGGCTGTCTGCAGGTGGTCAACCACGTCACCCCCGTGGAGTCCatgcaacaacagcaacacatgAAGCCTCTGCACGTGCACATCCCTTCCCAACAGCAAATGAGCGCCGGCGTTACAAGCATGGCTCCCTCCGTCATCATGCACACGACACCTCAGAGTTCCATGCACGCCGGTCTCAGCTTCGCCCCTTCTCCGCTCAGGTCTTCTGCTTCTCCAGACTGCCAGACCCCCTCACCCGTGTCTGCTACCCCCCTCTCCGCCCTGCCCATGCAGTCTGTGGCTTCTACCGTGGCCACCACAATGGTGTCACACAACCCTGCTCACATCTCGGGGGCCTTCAAGATCGTGCCCAGCTCGTCCTGTCCTGGAGGCGCCGTGGCTCTCTACCTGGGGGGATCCGGGGTCCATCCTCGCTCCAACACTGTAGACGCTGTCCCTCTCTACTCCGTCGCCCTCCCACAGTCTGATGGGGCTGTCACAGCCTTCGTCCCTCCTCCCCCTACCTGCTCATCTgcttcctccttctcctcctcccacACTCCCATGGTGGTCGACACTCGCCTGACTGCCAGCTCCTCTCCCGTGACGTCAGACTACCACCACCAGCATCACCACATGGTTACGTCACTTCCCGTGGACTTGCGTCAGTCGCACAAGGTTAACGCTATGGTTGACCATGCAGTTCACCACCCCATGTCCTTCGCTCAGTGCAGTCCTTCCTCCATGGCTGACGAGAAGCTGTGGCGTCCGTGGTAA